The Prionailurus viverrinus isolate Anna chromosome B1, UM_Priviv_1.0, whole genome shotgun sequence genome includes the window tataatatataacataacatattatacataataaaagaaaataatatatataattattatattatatattatatatgttataattaatatataattatatgattgatatattacaattattatttataaatataagaaaatataataaatacaatatattattatattatatattatattatatattatgtattaatatatataatattaatatatacatacatatattatatgtgtatataatatattataatattgcatatgcatacacatatgtgtatacataataaattatgtgtatatataattaatatattatatcattattaatatatatgtattatatattatctattaatatgcatgtattatatatgtcatatataatatcatattatatattatacatataataattctatatattatataatgttatatattaattatataatatattatatatttgtacatatattataattaataacataatcattaataatatattactatatataataatattattataaatatatataatatgatattttatatatattttggagggtgagaaaatatatttatatatttaaatgtataaattcaaaagataggggcacctggctgactcagtaagAAAAGCATGGGGTCTTGAtatctgggttgtgagtttgagctccacgtgaggtctagagattactttaaaataaaatcttcaaaaatataataaaataaattttattatatttttaaatttattcttttttaaaaaattgtttttatttttaaatgtcttttttaatgtttatttatttttgacagagagagacacagagcatgagcaggggaggggcagagagagagagtgggacacagaatcccaagcaggctccaggccccaagctgtcagcacagagcctgactcgaactcacagaccgcgagatcatgacctgagccgaagtcggaggctcaaccgactgagccacccaggagcccaaaaatatttctctctctctttttttttaaaatgttttatttggggcgcctgggtggcgcagtcggttaagcgtccgacttcagccaggtcacaatctcagggtccgtgagttcgagccccgagtcgggctctggcctgatggcttagagcctggagcctgtttctgattctgtgtctccctctctctctgcccctcccccgttcatgctctgtctctctctgtcccaaaaataaataaacgtggaaaaaaaaaaaaaattaaaaaaaaaaaaaaaaaaagcagcacctCTCAGGATTGCCACATGGGCCCAGctctccatctttaaaaaataaataaataaataaataaaatgttttatttatttttgagaaagagagaaagacagactgtgagcgggggaggggcagaaagagaggaaggcacagaatccgaagcagcctccagggtctgagccgaaaaaaattatttttaatgtttatttacttttgagagagagagaaagagtgtgagttggggaggggcagagagagagagggcgacacagaatcccaaggaggctccaggctctgagctgtcagcacagagcctgaggcagggtttgaactcacaaactgggagttcatgacctgagccaaagacaggcTCTTagctgaccgagtcacccaggtgcgcctttttaaatttattcttgagagacagagagcagacatgcatgtgtgtgcgtgggggaggggcagagagcgagggaaacggattcccaagcaggatccagtctccgagctttcagcacagagccttaggtggggctctaactcacaaaccgtgagatcatgacctgagctgaagtcacgaataagatgcttaaccgactgagccccccaagtgccccctgttattattttttaaggttttatttttaagcaatctctacaccgcatagggctggaacccacaaccctgagatcaagcgtcgCATGcgccactgactgagctagccagacaCCCCTAAGCCTGTTACTTGTTTTTACAGTACAAAACGTATAATATATTGGACTTTATTACCGAGAAATCCCCTGTGTTTGGTTGTCTATGATATACCAGTACTTACCAATAACAGCGTTTCATTTGAAGTGACTGATTTAATCATTTTTCCTCGTTTAACAGCAGAATATTATCTAACCACAAGCAGTGAATTCCTGCTGATTTATAATGTACAGAATACTGTGTTCGTGTGAATAAAACTATGTATTTTCCCTACAAAATCATTTTACAAGCACTTCCTATTAATTTCCCATACTAACCCTTGGAACACTGACATGAGAGACCCATTAAAATTGTAATGCCTGTGTGGGGTAGTGATGGAGTGAGTGCTAAGACCTTCAGAGAGGGCCcaggtctctggaggcaagagacaGGGGCAGGGTGTAGGCTGTAATGTAACGTCGGTCTCACGCTCCTTGGGGAGGAAGTGAGCCAGGGGGTTGCACCCAAAGGCGTCTTCATCGCCCACGTGTGGGGATCAGGATACAGGGTGGCTGTGCTTTTGGGTTCTGAGTAGGACTTGCCTGGGCTGTAACCCCTCTCCATCTCTTAAACTCTcaggtcctcagtttccccatctctaaacTGGGGGCCAGAACTGCTGTGAGGGTTGTGTGAGATGAAGAAGCGTGGTTAGCCTGAGCGGAGGCACATGCCATTTAATTTGCATCCCAGGCCGCGCCTCTTCGAGCACCAAGAATTCCCAGAGCGGGTCCTTTCCCTGCCTCCGCCTCACGATCACCATGGGGGACCTCAATCGCTGTGTGGAGAAAGCCCCTAAGACTCCATCTACATTAGGTGAGGGCCTGTCACCCACCACGCAGCAGAGACCCATGACCTTCAGGACGTACTCCCCCGGGAACCTGTGACTGACGTGGTAGGTAGAGGTGCTGGCCTCGGAACTCGGCGTGCGGCCCGCAAAAGGAGAGTTTGGTTGTTGACTTCAACAACCTGAGGAATTACAGACAGAGGGACTGATGGGCCTGGCTTTCTCACCGGGGGCTCCAGCTAATGAAAAAGGAGGTTTTGGCACCACGAGCTTCCGGGGCACAGGCTCAGCCCCTGAGGGTTCTCAGGAGCTGCAGACCTGAGACCTGCTGCCTGCAGAAAGCTCCACAACCCCTCGTCCTGCACAGCGCTTCACACTGTGAAGGGGCCAACCCTTGGTCCTGGGGACCTGGCAAGGGAACGAACAGTCCTCATTTAAAGTTTcagatttcagtttcctcatcagcaaaAATGGGATTCAATGGCACTGAGAGGATCAAGGGAGGATTTCAAAGGTACAAATGAGATTATGCATATTAACACAGTGCCGGCCCATCCGGTCTGACCCAATCACAGGAGATCCCTTCCCCACCAAGCAGCTTTTTTGAATACCCTCATCCCCAGCCTggctctgccccgccccccgtgGGGGAGGAGCCACCAGCCTTTGGTGGGCCGGGACCTAGTAGCTCCACCCTCCTCGTGGGGTATATATGCAGAGGTAATACTCGGATGGCGCATTGGCTTCAGGCGTCCCTCAAGGAGACGGAGACGTATCTCGACAAGCCTTTACAAACCCTTTACAGACCCGTCCAGAGTCGCCTGCTCCAGGTAAGCGGGGAGTTAAGCTGATATGGGGGCATGGGGACGGGGCTGGAGAGTAGTAAGAGCTGGAGTCCCCTGACCTCCTCTGTGCAGGGCCAGAAATCACACTTTGCAAGGGAACCTAATCTCTTGTTTGGCTTCTCTTAAAACACATCTCGTTTCTTAgggtttccagtttttcattgAGCCTCATCCTACATCCCCTAAATGCTTGCTAACAATACAGATACTCGCTTCCTGTCCTGTCCTATCCCATCCTAGAGGTCAAAAAACAGAGACTAATATCTGTGTACAAAGTTCCCAGAGGTGCTGGTCTGAAGTCGCGTGTGGAATCCCTTCCAGGATCTCAGTGAGGGGTGGTTTGTGTGTAGGTGGGGAATGGAGGGATGAGAGCTATGGGGCCAGGATCCCTGGTATTCAGGTCTTGTATAAACTTGATCTTCCTCAATCTAACCATTTGCTTGCTACAGATGCTCAGAGAGTATAATCACTCTTGGGTGCCCGTTTGGAGGTTTTAGCAGGGGAGAACAGCTACTGGTATACCCTTGACTGGAGAATGGTCCTCCTCTATTGGGGAAGGTCATCCTCTTAGACCGAGAGGGCAACTTCAGGAGGGACACTCATGGAGTGGTGAAGGAGGAAGGGGACCCCCACCTAGCCAGCCCGATCAGCCAATCAACCCCACCAATCAATGGGGTGATGGATGTTGCAGCCAGATCACCCTCATATCCAGAGTATAAGTACTCTTCCACTTCAAAGTCATTCAGTTTTTAAGGGAGACCTGGAAGCCTGGCCAATTTTAGTCATTCAACAGCTTTAACCAAGGACTGAGGAGATACTTGGAGATACAGTCGTGGTGGGGATAACATGGAGGTTATGGTTCTGTGGGGAATGCAGATCTCCAGAATCTGTTTAAATTTACAAGTCACATAGTTAAAGGGTAAATTCATGATGCTGTCTTTACTGTTCTGTGACATTGTCTTAGGAGAGATGACCCATGAACAAGTCAGGAAGGTTGGATCACAAGAGGAAGTGACCAATGAATGGAGAGCTGGTGGCAGCACAGCCGACAACTAAGGGATCTGTGTGTGCAAAGGTGCTGGGGCCACAAGGAATTCAACCTGCTAGAAAAGGGAGGGCAGGTGACAGCTACAGGAAGTTTGGTGCTAGGAGAAGCTGGAGCTGAGGGAGGAATGTGGCCCTCCAGGTGGGAGCAGCAGTCCTGTGGGAGAAGGTCTTGATTAGATCCGTGTGCGTGAAGACCAGATGGGTGGAGGGTCTAGTGGGTGCTGATGGACTCAGCAGTTAGACATGAGTGTGGACATATCCAGAAGGATGAGGTGTAGCTTTGGTGTAGACGGTTAGTGGTGACAACAGAAAGCATGTTCTTTGATGATAGGGTCCTGAGTATGGAAAGATCAGAGTATTATTAATTACCATtgggcaccttttttttttttttaatgtttatttattttgagagagagacagagagtgtaagcagggacagagagacatagaatccaaagcaagctccaggctctgagctgtgagcacagagcccaatgtgggactcaaactcatgaactgtgagatcaggacctgagccaaagtcagatgctcaaccaactgcaccacccaggtgtccctgcaaaAGTTTTCTAAAGTGGTTTTACCAACTTACAGGCTCATAATTTGTGtatgaatgtttttataataGCACATATCACCAAGACTGTATATCTTAAcactttgaaattcattttggGGTCCCTGGCGATCAAGCAAAGATTGTCTTAAACCTATCAGCACTGGAGGTGATTAAATCAATGGACGTTTTAAGGGGGTATGCCATTCATGACTATTTTAGTATATAACACTTCACTGATACCAATTTAAAGTTTAGAGTATTTGCCAGGACACATCCTCTATGGGGTGCCCTTAACTCCACATTTCCCCCGCAATCCTGAGAGTTGGCTTCAGCCTGGTAGCCTgcatttcaatgtttatttatttatttacttccttatttattttgacagagagatagagagagtaggggaggggcagagagagagggagacacagtctgaagcaTAACCTGTATTCCAGAATCAGTAACTGCATCTAAGGGAAAAATCCATGCCCTCTTCTGGGGATCTTGTTCCTACCAATCATCACTAGTTGGTAGTTCATCAGTGACTTTGGAGGGTCgttgtgtatacatgtgtgtgtttcttaCTATTTTCTCACATTGATTTCCTGATCTCCAATTTCATTCTGTGCATTTTGTCAAAATCACAGCTTTCTGACTTGGCAGGGTCCTCAGAGTAAATCTAATCCAGTCCAAACCACTTATGTACACAGTTTGTTGTATCCTGCAACTGAGAAGCTTAAGTGAAAAGTAAGTTTTGACATACTATGAGCTCAGTGGTGTGGTTTAAGAAACATCTGTGGTTTAAACCAAAATATACCAGGTTCCTTTATTGTATCTTTGATGATATTGAAATGATTGAAATTGGGATATTTATCCTTATTTACTTGATTCTCTTAGAGATGAGCATGTTATATACTTCCTCCAGATCCCCCAGATAATAAGGGGAAATCCCACCCTGGGTGGAGGCTCAATTTTCAAAGCTTTTAACTTTCTGCAGTCCCATGCAGCCCCTCTGTGGTTGATGTGGGTGTAGATGGAATcctgggggtggagagaagaaTTGATGGCTGCCTCAAATGTGGCAGTGGGCAAGGCCACCAAACAAATGGTAATTTTTGTTACATGAAAcaatgttttctcatctctagGGACGAATcggcactttttttttcaatatatgaaatttattgtcaaattggtttccatacaacacccagtgctcatcccaacaggtgccctcctcaatacccatcacccaccctaccctccctcccaccccccatcaaccctcagtttgttctcagtttttaagagtctcttatgctttggctctctcccacgaATCGGCACTTTAAAGTTGTGTCTGCCTTCTGCCCAAGAGAATTGCTGACCTTGGCTTCACATCCCCTGGGCTGCCGAGGACAGCTGGCTGCCCAGCTCATCTGTGATCACCTGCAGGTGGTGAACAGAGCTCCTCTGGGCATCTACGACTGCACCTGAGGCCAGTGGCCTCCTGGGACAGCAAGGCTGCCCTCCTTTGACAAAAGGACATCCAGGACAGGAAAGGACAGTAAAATCTGAGGGTGTGCCTGCCTCTCACGGGAGGAATCCTGCAGGGCACCACCTCCAGAAGAGCCACGTCGGTCCAGAAAGACGTTTATCTCGGCCCAATGGCAGCGTCGTCAGCCCTGGCAGGACTCCAGGCACAAGCCAACTGCCCCATCTGTCTGGACTACCTGAGAGACCCCGTCACCACCGAATGTGGGCACAACTTCTGTCGCTGCTGCATCCGGCAATCCTGGGCTGATCTCAGCGACAGCTTCCCTTGCCCCGTCTGCCGCCACCCAGGCCGAGAGAGGCACTTGAGGAGCAACGCCCAGCTGGGAAGGGTGATCGACGTCGCCAAGCTCCTCCACATCAGCAGGAGCAAGAGGGCGAGGCAGGATGAGAGGCATCTGTGTGAGAAGCACAACCGGGTCCTGACCCTCTTCTGTGAGGAGGACCTACAGGTGTTGTGTCCCGCGTGCGTGCGGCCCCCTGACCACCGGGGCCACCGGGTGAGGCCCGCGGAGGAGGCCGCCTCCCAGCACAGGCAAAGGCTCGGCAGTTACGTGGAGCCCCTGAAGAGGCAGCTGGCAGTCGTGCGGCAGCTGGTAGCCACCCAAGACAGGAGACTCTTAGAGCTGGGAGAGCAGGTGCAATGCCAGAGACAGAAGTTAGCCTCTGAGTTTGAGCACCTGAACCAGTGTGTAGACCGGCAGCAAGAGGCAGTTCTGTCGAGGCTGGCCGAAGAGGAGAAGGACATTCAGCAGAAACTCTGTGCAAACATAACGGCGTTTTCAGACCACGTTTCCACCCTCCGAGGTCTCCTGAAGGAGGTGGCCGAGAGGAGTGTGATGTCAGACGTGAAACTGCTGACGGACCTGGGGGGTGTCTGTGGCCGGTGTGAGCACCAGGAGCCCCCAGCTCTCTACTCTTTCCAGTTAAGGAAAGAAGGCTGCAGTCTCCCCCCACAGTACTTGGCTCTGCAGAAGATCATACAGAGGTTCCGACGAGAAGTTACCCTGGATCCTGAAACAGCACATCCTCATCTGCTTGTGTCTGAGGATAGGACGTCTGTGACATTCGTGAGGGAAAGGCCAAGCGTCCCTCAGCATCCAAAGAGACTTCTGACGGATCCCGTCGTCCTGGGTTCCGAGGGCTTCAACGGGGGCCGACACTACTGGGAGGTGCAGCTGGGTGACAAGAGCGAGTGGGCCGTGGGGGTCTGTGAGGACCCCCTCTCCTGGAAGGGACGGCAGCCCCTGTCAGGACAGAACAGACGCTGGACAGTTCAGCTGCAGGATGGTGCCTATGTGGCACAAGGGGCTGTTCCTGTCACTCTTGTGTTGAAGGAACAGCCCAGAGGGGTGGGCGTTTATCTGGACTGTGAGTTGGGGGAGATTTCCTTTTACAGTTTGAACGACAGGTCTCACATCCATTCGTTCACCGATGCGTTTTCTGAAGTACTAAAGCCTTACTTCTGTGTGGGGCGGGACCCTAAACCTCTTACCATCTGTGCGGTAAGGGATCTTGAAGGATGAATTGAGAGTGGGCTTCAttctctttctgtaatttatGGACAGTACTTAGAATATTGGACAAGTATTAGTAAATCTGGtaccaagggttttttttttttttaaatacttttatgacttcaacacattttttaattttgttttctctctctctcttttttccactttgtttCAATAGCAACAGAGATGTGGGAACTAACAGAGATGTGGAGATTAACTGTTTCTGGAATTCTAAGATCAGAGTGTATACATTGTAATTTTACAGCTCCAATAgattttttgtatatgtatatttacatatattccaAATTTTGTATACATTTATTATGTGGTGCTATACATAAGTACCTTTTATATTCCAGGCaggagagaagataaaattatagggAGATGACACTCAGTGGGTCTGTCTTGTTTCTGCATGGGAATTAGGAACTGATTGCTCCAAATTATACGTTCAGGGATGTTTTTATGGGGAACAGCCTTGGAAGATAGAGATGGTGTCTCTATCCAGACTTTTAGGActcactcctctctcccccttttcccTATACCTGGGAAAGCTGAAGAGAAAGCCCAAGTGCTCCATCCTTAGGTGCAGGTGGGAAGTTCAAACCAAGCAAGCCCCTCATAGTGCCAGAACCTTCACATCAGTGCCATCCAGTAACCACCATAAGAAACCCCTAAGCTAATCTCCTTGCATTGCACCCTCAAGTCATATTGGACCTACTCGGGTAACCATCATGCTGTTCTCCCCTAAACCTAATTATATGAGTAATAAACTTCTTCAAATCTTTCTGCTGTGTGTGGCATCATCAGTCCCAACAGTGAACAGAATTTTGGTTGAGGGTCTACTCTGACTATACAACTTGGTGTTAACATTGGGTGTTCTGAGCAGACTTTGGGAGATGTTGAGTGACACCTTCAGGGAATTTTCTCCACTGTTTCTTTGGTGCTGCTGCCAAAGCAATCATGCACTTTGAGCATTTATGCTTTTACTTGCAGATCAGCCCACCTTTAATGTTGTCTCTTCCAAGGAAAGGCTCTAGAGTCTAagtcaaaaagaaagaaggaaggaaaaactggATTTAGGGAAAGGAACCAAAACACTAGAACAGAGGTTCATTCATAATTTGACCTAATTGACAAATCAAGAGTTAGTTACTACAAGAatctacagaagaaaaagaataaaagggtgAGATTCTATTTTGTGCTTCCTTAACTTAGATGCTGATTTAGTGGGATCCCACTAAATTCAGACATGGAACCCCCTATAACATTAGTGATGTTACTGAACATAAAATAGACATCAAAGAGGTATGTCTCATCTTAGCTGTCAGAACAGTTGCCTGGCCTAAATTCCCTGTGGTCACAGCACACATTTTCCTAAAATGCCCAAGAGGAGGCAAAGATGAGATAATCCAGGgagtaataaattaaaattaaatcaaatcaCTGGCACTTACAAATTGGCTTTATAGAATGGACCCTAATAAATGCCCCCACCCATAGTTAAAATAGACAATATGACTAAATGTTAGTTAAAACTGCATTCAAGAACTGAAATACATTATTGAAGATCTATGTAGAGTAGACGTTATCCCTACTGCTTCTCTGTTTAACGGGGAAACTGCCTGTCTTAACTTAAAGAATGGATGGCATCTCACTACAACCTTAATGCTGTGGTCCCACCCAGTGTTGTCATAATTGCTGATTCCATCCAATCGACAACTGGTAAATACCTGGCTGTTACACATTTGGCCAATATATTAGGTTCAGGGTTTATTTCAACAGCTTCCCAGCCATAACTTTCACCTCCAAAGGGATTTCATATACCTCTATCCGGCAATTCTAGGTTACTCAACAGCTTTGCCTTGACATACAACTTTGAGGGCAAGATTTTTACTACATTCAACTTTCTCTAAGGTTATGATTTACACTTATGACATACCCTCCTGAGATCTGTTGGACTACAACCTTGGTTAATCTCCTGAAAGTTACTTGTAACTGAGGTCACCTCTATCCCTGATGTTGCCAAGACGTAGCTATTGACCCTCTCAAAATGCACAACGTGAAAACAAGCCCAACATCTTTTAGGCCTTTTTAGGTTCTGGAGGCAACTtattcctcatttataaattttgCTTAAGgccatttttattgttacttGCAAATCAGCCCACCTTTAAGGAGGCTACTTCCAAAGAAGGCTGTAGAATCTGTCTACATAGGAATGTATTAGGCATTCCTATTAGTGCCCCCAGAAACTCCTGTCATGCTTCCTGGAGACTCTGGAGCAGTGTGATAGCCATAAGTTGCCCCTGGGCTCTCGATGCAGGATGCTTAGTTATATGCTGTAAACCACTGTTAGGCGCATTCAGATGATCTAGctttatgatggtgtgaaagcGATACACAGTCAATAGAAATTGTAGtttaagttttgaattttgatcttttcctgggctagcaaCATGTGGTCTGACACTCTCTCCTGATGCTGGGCAGCAGCCACAAgctgcagctcccagtcagccacgtGACCATGAGGATAAGAAAGCAATACATTTATAACCATTCTGTTTtttggcgcacctgggtggctcagttggttaagcgtctgactcctgattttggctctggtcatgatctcactgtccatgggatcaagccaacagtgcggagcctacttgggattctctctctacctccctccctgctcctcctctgctcatgctctcttaaaataaataaacattaaaaaaaaaattctggttttcactttcagtacagtattcaacgagatattctttttttaaagaactttttaaaaattttattttattttatcatttttttaattgtatttggtGAGATAGCatgagtgagcgaggggcagagagagagaatcccaccagggacagagagaaagagaaagagaggggcttgagctcatcacctgaagcagggcttgagctcacccaattcagggctcaaactcatgagccgtgagatcatgacctgagctgaagtctgatgcttaactgactgcgccactcaggtgcccctgcaatgaGATAtccaacactttattataaaataggctttgtaaTCTATAAAAGAGATGattttgtcatctataaaatagatgaCTTTGCCGAATTGTAGGCTAatataagtgttctgagcataTTTAACATAGACTAGACTAAGCTGTGGTGTTTGGTAGGTTATTTTACAGTAGTATTACTtacaatattttccatttttgatgGGTTTATTGAAAAATGACCCCATTGTGAGTCAAGGAAGCTTCATGCTGAGACCTCCTGGAAATAGAGGCTCTCACAGGCCCTGAACCTAAGCCTTCAATACCCACCTGCCCAATATGCCTTGAATCATGGGTGCAGCACCCCACTCATCCAGCATAGCTACTGAGGCCTTGATACAGGATGAGCTGGACTTGGGCCCTCCGGCAtatgccccctgccctccccattcTAAATCTGTTGCCATATGCTAGGAAGAAGGTACATGTAAGTGCATggtttgtttatgtttttcaaCTATCACAAGGCAGTCGGTTTCCATCcctctttttctataattatCTATGTAttagtctgtttgggctactgtaacaaaatactatagacagGATGGCTGAAACAATAAAAccttattctctcacagttctttattttctcacatgACTCTGACCGCAGCAATCCATAACATTTTATCATTCCCGTTTCTCATGGGGAACGCGAGGGTATCTATTCTAAAACCTATGAAATTCTAAGTAAAACCTCTTATATGAATAAAAGAGTACACTACTCGTTCTTCAAAATCTATCATAAATATAATCTATCACATTTGGCTTTGCATTGGATAAgcagtaaatgtttaaaaaaagaaaaaggtaacccAGTCTATGTAGGTGGATGTGAAAAGTCTCTAGATATAAATGTGCAGAACATAGCACATTcatattgcaaaaataaataagattttctgctctttcatatgtgtatataaatcgATGTTTCTGCAAAGATATAGGAGAAACTTAAGAATGGTAATACTTGAGATGTGTTAGGAACCATGGTGGTCTGGGATAAGAGAACAATTTTgctttttagtgttttattttattcaatttttttattttagaagagagaatgcgtgcaagtgggggagaaggtcagagggagagagaaagagagagaatctta containing:
- the LOC125164770 gene encoding tripartite motif-containing protein 75-like, translating into MAASSALAGLQAQANCPICLDYLRDPVTTECGHNFCRCCIRQSWADLSDSFPCPVCRHPGRERHLRSNAQLGRVIDVAKLLHISRSKRARQDERHLCEKHNRVLTLFCEEDLQVLCPACVRPPDHRGHRVRPAEEAASQHRQRLGSYVEPLKRQLAVVRQLVATQDRRLLELGEQVQCQRQKLASEFEHLNQCVDRQQEAVLSRLAEEEKDIQQKLCANITAFSDHVSTLRGLLKEVAERSVMSDVKLLTDLGGVCGRCEHQEPPALYSFQLRKEGCSLPPQYLALQKIIQRFRREVTLDPETAHPHLLVSEDRTSVTFVRERPSVPQHPKRLLTDPVVLGSEGFNGGRHYWEVQLGDKSEWAVGVCEDPLSWKGRQPLSGQNRRWTVQLQDGAYVAQGAVPVTLVLKEQPRGVGVYLDCELGEISFYSLNDRSHIHSFTDAFSEVLKPYFCVGRDPKPLTICAVRDLEG